Proteins co-encoded in one Nitrospiria bacterium genomic window:
- a CDS encoding D-glycerate dehydrogenase, with the protein MKPGVFLTRVLPTPVMHRLKTLFDLKYNVRDRPITKAELMRGLRGRPALISMLSDPVDEEVIGGHPRLKVIANYAVGYNNIDLKAAAAREIVVTNTPGVLTEATADLTWALILSLARRVPEADRLVRTGRWTGWNPTQLLGMEVSGKTLGIIGMGRIGRAVAERAAGFGMRLIYHNRRRLPPPVEKRFRVAYRPLSRLLAAADIVSLHVPLASETRHLIDRRAFDVMKSTALLINTARGPVVDEMALATALRKGRIAGAGLDVFEEEPRVQKGLLNLPNMVLLPHLGSATVETRIRMGWMVIENIQAVLKGKPAPNTIR; encoded by the coding sequence ATGAAACCCGGCGTCTTTCTCACGCGCGTTTTGCCGACGCCCGTGATGCATCGGCTGAAAACGCTGTTTGATCTGAAATACAACGTCCGCGACCGGCCGATCACAAAAGCGGAACTGATGCGCGGCCTTCGGGGGAGACCGGCGCTGATCTCGATGTTGTCGGATCCCGTCGATGAGGAAGTGATCGGCGGCCATCCCCGCTTGAAGGTCATCGCGAATTATGCCGTCGGTTATAACAACATCGATCTGAAAGCGGCCGCCGCGCGGGAGATCGTCGTGACCAACACTCCGGGCGTGCTCACGGAGGCCACCGCCGATCTGACCTGGGCCTTGATCCTGAGCCTCGCGCGGCGCGTCCCGGAAGCCGACCGGCTCGTACGGACCGGCCGATGGACGGGATGGAATCCCACCCAGCTTCTGGGAATGGAGGTCTCCGGAAAGACACTGGGCATCATCGGAATGGGCCGGATCGGACGGGCCGTGGCCGAAAGAGCCGCGGGCTTCGGAATGCGTCTGATCTATCACAACCGCCGGCGTCTCCCGCCGCCCGTCGAGAAAAGATTCCGCGTCGCCTACCGGCCGCTCTCCCGTTTGCTGGCGGCCGCCGATATCGTCAGCCTGCATGTCCCGCTCGCCTCCGAAACCCGCCACCTGATCGATCGCCGGGCATTCGACGTCATGAAAAGCACGGCGCTTCTCATCAACACGGCGAGAGGTCCCGTGGTGGACGAGATGGCTCTGGCGACGGCGTTGAGGAAGGGAAGAATCGCCGGGGCCGGGCTCGATGTTTTTGAGGAGGAACCCCGTGTTCAAAAAGGCCTGTTGAACCTGCCCAATATGGTGTTGCTCCCCCATCTCGGCAGCGCCACGGTCGAGACCCGCATCCGAATGGGATGGATGGTGATCGAGAACATCCAAGCGGTCCTGAAGGGAAAACCGGCGCCCAACACGATCCGATAA
- a CDS encoding peptide ABC transporter substrate-binding protein, which yields MINHNRIKWAVALALVFASAGLIVRPVARVPPVPDGSTFRMTLSNEPPTLDWNLATDSVSFDVLINLMEGLTEYDEQLRPRPAVARSWEVAPDGRTYLFHLREDARWSDGKPVTAGDFEYSWKRLLDPKTAAEYAYFLYDIEGAEDYNTGKTDRPDSVGVRALDDRRLEVRLRKPIVFFPSITTFMVTFPMRRDVVEKFGERWTEPGHLVTEGPFMLDEWRHEYKLTLRPNPYYYGERPALSKIVMFVVNETATALTLYETGDLEMATLPPEAMSAYRGKTEYVSAPILRGYYYGFNVLKPPFSDPRVRRAFSMAVDRREFPAILKRGEIPASFWIPPGMPYYNPALGLPFDPEGARRLLADAGYPGGRGFPTVTAAFNTAPENSLIAENLQAQWKRNLGVEVLLDNQEWKVYLKQLQTDPPPLFRLGWGADYPDPDNFMNLFTSTSGNNRTRWKNDRYDALIRSAAAEPDPHRRQAAYDEAQRILLETDAAIMPLFVATQNWVIKPYVRGLRVNALELLEFKNVHLERP from the coding sequence ATGATCAATCACAACCGGATCAAATGGGCCGTTGCGTTGGCGTTGGTTTTTGCGTCGGCGGGGCTTATCGTCCGCCCGGTCGCGCGCGTTCCCCCGGTTCCGGACGGATCGACCTTTCGAATGACGCTTTCCAACGAGCCGCCGACGCTCGATTGGAATCTCGCCACCGACAGCGTTTCGTTCGACGTCCTGATCAACCTCATGGAAGGCCTCACGGAGTACGACGAGCAACTCCGGCCGCGGCCCGCCGTCGCCCGTTCCTGGGAGGTCGCGCCGGACGGCCGGACCTATCTTTTTCACCTTCGCGAGGACGCCCGCTGGAGCGACGGGAAACCGGTCACGGCCGGAGATTTCGAGTATTCCTGGAAGCGCCTATTGGATCCGAAAACCGCGGCGGAATATGCTTATTTCCTATACGATATCGAGGGCGCGGAGGACTACAATACCGGAAAAACCGACCGTCCGGATTCGGTCGGCGTTCGCGCGCTGGACGACCGGCGGCTTGAAGTCCGGCTGCGGAAGCCGATCGTTTTCTTCCCGAGCATCACCACGTTCATGGTCACCTTCCCGATGCGCCGCGACGTCGTCGAGAAATTCGGCGAGCGGTGGACCGAGCCCGGCCATCTCGTCACCGAGGGGCCCTTTATGCTTGACGAATGGCGGCACGAGTACAAGCTCACCCTGCGGCCCAACCCGTATTATTACGGTGAACGGCCCGCGCTTTCAAAGATCGTGATGTTCGTCGTCAACGAAACCGCGACCGCCTTGACCCTGTATGAGACCGGCGATCTGGAGATGGCCACCCTGCCGCCCGAGGCGATGTCCGCCTACCGGGGGAAGACCGAGTATGTTTCCGCGCCGATTCTGCGGGGGTATTATTACGGCTTCAATGTTCTGAAACCCCCTTTCAGCGATCCGCGGGTCCGTCGTGCCTTTTCGATGGCGGTCGACCGAAGGGAATTCCCGGCGATCTTAAAACGCGGAGAGATCCCGGCCTCCTTTTGGATCCCGCCGGGCATGCCGTACTACAACCCCGCCCTCGGCCTGCCCTTCGATCCCGAAGGCGCGCGCCGCTTGCTGGCCGATGCGGGTTATCCCGGCGGACGCGGCTTTCCGACCGTCACGGCGGCCTTTAATACCGCTCCGGAGAACAGTCTGATCGCCGAGAACCTTCAGGCGCAGTGGAAACGGAACCTGGGCGTGGAGGTTTTGCTGGACAACCAGGAATGGAAGGTCTATCTAAAACAGCTTCAGACCGACCCGCCGCCCTTGTTCCGGTTGGGCTGGGGGGCCGACTATCCCGATCCGGATAACTTCATGAATCTCTTTACCTCGACCAGTGGAAATAACCGGACTCGCTGGAAAAACGACCGCTACGATGCGCTCATCCGTTCGGCCGCGGCCGAGCCCGATCCGCACCGGCGGCAGGCGGCCTACGACGAGGCGCAGCGGATTCTGCTGGAAACGGACGCGGCGATCATGCCGCTCTTTGTCGCCACGCAGAACTGGGTGATCAAGCCGTACGTGCGGGGACTTCGGGTCAACGCACTGGAGCTGCTCGAGTTCAAGAACGTTCATCTGGAGAGGCCGTGA
- a CDS encoding AAA family ATPase, with protein sequence MSYLDHYNLKEEPFSTSVDNRFYYNSTQHAEALVRLKYAAEQRKGLALLVGDVGAGKTTLARRLLDELDESSYESALLIVIHSSITSEWLLRKISVQLGVEKPAEGKTDLLGQLYNRLAEIHDKKKRAVVLIDEAQMLQTKEVMEEFRGILNIELDGHKLITFILFGLPEVDQHLALDEPLRQRVAIRYHLQAFTEGSSEDYMKYRLQIAGCKKDLFTKSAYSAVHQFAKGIPRLINTLCDNALLEGYLRKKDRIDHDMIREIAVDLKLVNK encoded by the coding sequence ATGAGCTATCTTGACCATTACAATCTCAAAGAAGAGCCATTCTCAACTTCAGTCGACAATCGGTTTTATTACAACAGCACGCAGCACGCGGAGGCGCTGGTCCGGCTCAAATACGCGGCCGAGCAGAGGAAAGGCCTGGCGCTTCTGGTCGGGGATGTCGGAGCCGGAAAAACCACATTGGCCCGAAGGCTATTGGATGAGCTGGATGAAAGCAGCTACGAATCCGCCCTTCTGATTGTTATCCATAGCTCGATCACCTCCGAATGGCTTCTTCGAAAAATTTCGGTTCAGTTGGGCGTCGAGAAACCGGCCGAGGGTAAAACGGACCTGCTCGGACAGTTGTACAACCGCCTGGCGGAGATTCATGATAAAAAGAAAAGAGCCGTCGTCCTGATCGACGAGGCGCAGATGCTCCAGACCAAGGAGGTCATGGAGGAGTTTCGCGGTATTCTCAATATTGAATTGGACGGTCATAAATTAATCACCTTCATTTTATTCGGCCTGCCGGAGGTGGACCAGCATCTGGCGCTCGATGAACCCTTGAGGCAGCGGGTGGCCATCCGCTATCATCTCCAGGCCTTTACGGAAGGATCTTCCGAGGATTATATGAAATACCGGCTCCAGATCGCCGGCTGCAAAAAGGACCTCTTCACCAAATCGGCCTATTCGGCGGTTCATCAATTTGCCAAAGGCATCCCCCGCCTCATCAACACACTCTGCGACAACGCCCTCCTGGAAGGCTATCTTCGGAAGAAGGATCGGATCGACCACGACATGATACGCGAAATCGCGGTCGACTTGAAACTGGTCAACAAATAG